In a genomic window of Trichoderma atroviride chromosome 4, complete sequence:
- a CDS encoding uncharacterized protein (EggNog:ENOG41): protein MRNLLTIANQYVKMATTNLPTTIKAVYQQDPKLTTLKLLQTPIPKASGPEEHLVKIKATAPCLGELGWEVNFPSLFPPNRERVPGTEAAGIIATSPPSSPFKPGDEVYFRLHARFPGCLREYTIIHTEELALKPKTLDWIEASATPLSTLTAWQGLFTQGILDKKGISGDADARAHNSKLRVLITGASGSVGAWALHFAAAAGAGAVVAQCGSFSIEEAKKAGATEIIDYKKQSIADWAQEDASREVDLVLDCVGGPTLAECWSAVKKNGVLLSVVGSPDELKPGSVTKDLAKSTWFLMDCKGDDLKEIADFIDERGLKPQIDSVVEFEDFQAAYDKVEQKKAKGKVVIKVDI, encoded by the coding sequence ATGCGAAACCTGTTGACTATTGCCAACCAATACGTCAAGATGGCCACAACCAATCTCCCCACAACCATCAAGGCTGTTTACCAGCAAGATCCCAAGCTCACAACATTGAAACTTTTACAAACACCCATTCCTAAAGCTTCTGGCCCAGAAGAGCATCTCGTCAAGATCAAAGCTACAGCACCGTGCCTCGGCGAATTAGGCTGGGAGGTCAACTTCCCCAGTCTCTTCCCCCCGAACCGAGAGCGTGTCCCCGGaactgaagctgctggtATCATCGCTACTTCGCCACCCTCCAGCCCTTTCAAGCCTGGAGACGAGGTATACTTTCGCCTCCATGCTAGGTTTCCAGGATGTTTACGAGAATATACGATCATTCACACAGAAGAATTGGCATTGAAGCCCAAGACACTAGATTGGATTGAGGCATCCGCAACGCCATTGAGTACCTTGACTGCTTGGCAAGGACTCTTTACGCAGGGAATTTTGGACAAGAAGGGGATTAGCGGAGATGCCGACGCAAGAGCCCACAACAGCAAGTTGAGAGTCCTCATCACGGGCGCAAGTGGCAGCGTGGGAGCTTGGGCGCTTCattttgccgctgccgctggcgcAGGCGCTGTGGTTGCGCAGTGCGGTAGTTTCAGCATCGAGGAGGCTAAGAAGGCCGGAGCCACAGAGATTATCGATTACAAGAAACAATCTATCGCAGACTGGGCTCAAGAAGACGCTTCTCGTGAAGTGGACTTGGTCCTCGACTGCGTTGGTGGACCAACTCTAGCGGAATGCTGGTCCGCGGTGAAGAAGAACGGCGTCTTGCTGAGTGTTGTTGGCAGCCCGGACGAGTTGAAACCTGGGTCTGTTACAAAGGATTTGGCAAAGAGCACTTGGTTCCTTATGGATTGCAAGGGCGATGATTTGAAGGAGATTGCCGACTTTATTGATGAGCGAGGATTGAAGCCGCAGATTGACAGCGTGGTTGAGTTTGAGGACTTTCAGGCTGCCTATGACAAAGttgagcagaagaaggcaaagggcAAGGTAGTCATCAAGGTCGATATCTAA
- a CDS encoding uncharacterized protein (BUSCO:EOG092D1Q94): MGLSVIEEQHNVILQEIKNITQNDWKCLIVDENSKKIVDNAVKADDILNSNIATIERIEDRREPNPEMDAIYLLSPEPHIVDCLLADFERRRYRRGYLVWTNLLEPGLRRRLDDYPNIRQLRVSSRTLFIDFYPRETHLVTFRDPWSFPMLYHPSCNALVPKHMQLLAQRIAGICITLGEYPKVRYYRPKNAIHEASVLCTHLARFVQEELDGYAQWDSNFPPPSTRPQSTLLITDRSMDLMAPLVHEFTYQAMAHDLLPIKDGDKVTFHTTINEGTQEAEEKDMELAEKDKIWVENRHRHMKDTIDKLMGDFQKFLDQNPHFTKESADPTSLSAIRDMMAGLPQFQEMKQAYSLHLTMAQECMNIFQHHKLSDTAIVEQTLATGLDEDYKKPKNTLDSVVRLLDDDAVSTGDRLRLIAMYALYRGGMILDDVKKLLAHSGLPPQDVETVVNFEHIGGRTMKQGLKDPQQPTVPLFPVDLKNAQNEDEYTLSRYEPVLKQVLDGLTKGSLDQTSFPYVKPPLDPNEDLVAAQAGSLRAAGRPNWAAAGRRPP; encoded by the exons aTGGGGTTGTCCGTCATTGAAGAGCAGCACAATG TCATTCTACAGGAAATCAAGAACATCACCCAGAACGAC TGGAAGTGCTTGATCGTGGACGAAAACTCCAAAAAGATTGTAGACAATGCTGTCAAGGCAGATGACATCCTCAACAGCAATATTGCGA CTATCGAGCGAATCGAAGACCGTCGAGAACCCAATCCCGAAATGGATGCCATCTATCTCCTCAGTCCCGAGCCGCACATTGTCGACTGCCTCCTGGCTGACTTCGAGCGCCGGCGCTACCGAAGGGGATACTTAGTCTGGACGAATCTGCTGGAGCCAGGGCTGCGAAGACGCCTCGATGATTACCCCAATATCCGCCAGCTGCGTGTAAGCTCTCGAACGCTCTTCATCGACTTTTACCCACGAGAAACCCACCTTGTGACGTTCCGCGACCCGTGGAGTTTCCCGATGCTATACCACCCGTCATGTAATGCTCTAGTGCCCAAACACATGCAGCTTCTTGCGCAAAGG ATTGCAGGAATTTGCATTACGCTGGGGGAGTATCCAAAGGTAAGGTATTACCGACCGAAAAATGCCATCCACGAGGCTTCCGTACTATGCACACACCTGGCGAGATTCGTACAAGAAGAACTGGACGGGTATGCTCAATGGGACTCCAATTTCCCGCCTCCGTCAACCAGACCTCAGTCAACGCTGCTCATTACGGACCGATCGATGGATCTCATGGCACCTCTAGTACACGAGTTCACCTACCAAGCCATGGCACACGATCTGCTCCCTATCAAAGATGGCGACAAGGTAACTTTTCACACAACTATCAACGAAGGGACCCAAGAAGCCGAGGAGAAGGACATGGAGTTGGCCGAGAAGGACAAAATCTGGGTTGAAAACCGCCATCGACACATGAAAGACACCATTGACAAGCTCATGGGTGATTTCCAAAAGTTTTTGGATCAAAATCCTCATTTTACGAAAGAAAGCGCGGATCCGACAAGCCTGAGTGCCATTCGAGATATGATGGCAGGATTGCCCCAATTTCAGGAGATGAAGCAGGCTTACTCGCTGCATCTTACCATGGCACAAGAGTGTATGAACATATTCCAACACCACAAACTTTCTGACACTGCTATCGTGGAGCAGACCTTGGCCACTGGATTGGACGAGGATTATAAGAAGCCAAAGAACACCCTCGATTCCGTGGTGCGGCTGTTGGACGATGATGCGGTATCTACTGGAGACCGACTACGACTCATTGCCATGTACGCGCTATACCGCGGTGGTATGATTTTGGACGACGTCAAAAAGCTGCTGGCACACTCGGGTCTACCACCTCAAGATGTAGAAACCGTCGTCAATTTTGAGCACATTGGCGGAAGAACCATGAAACAAGGGCTCAAAGACCCTCAGCAACCAACCGTTCCCCTATTTCCGGTTGACCTGAAGAATGCGCAGAACGAAGACGAGTATACTCTATCGCGCTATGAGCCTGTTCTAAAACAAGTCTTGGACGGATTGACCAAGGGATCTCTGGATCAGACTAGCTTTCCCTATGTCAAACCACCGCTCGATCCCAACGAGGACCTTGTTGCAGCTCAAGCCGGGTCACTTCGTGCTGCTGGACGGCCGAACTGGGCAGCAGCGGGACGCCGCCCCCCCTGA
- a CDS encoding uncharacterized protein (TransMembrane:11 (i12-33o39-58i70-90o102-120i132-152o172-189i365-389o401-424i431-458o464-486i498-517o)), translating into MALIVDIVRSVLCTSWLNLLLVFVPVGYVSYFIGLNSTIIFVFNALAIVPLSSLLTDVTEKIASDAGDTIGAILNISLGNLVELILFVALKNDQIRVVQASILGSILVNLLLILGSALLTTKLPDQEFLHDAAGTQLLGSLLFVSVFTFLMPTAFDHTFRGQEGAEGMSLKMSRISAVMILLIYILYFFHEIKSRTPPHDLEAVPHDEDADDVTLIHDADQVPLRPMPLSSETLHASQATHRVVRFVDVSPISEHAPLKDGERDSLDGLDHETELENEDYLENGEPKEEAGEGFQNSRRARTRGRSLSLGSSRGALSETSEGGDRTELMAPYLTTRQILRDSHVNLDRIVAKPKRVSFGPRIDRIISYVMLIITSALMSVSAEFLASAIDDVIRQGHLSESLIGLIIMPIIGNVAEYATVVIVAARDNMGLALAVSVGSSIQIALCVTPLTIIAGWIMDRPLMLTFNLFEIATLFGSVLLVNFLILGEGVSGPLRSSGLKGGLMCACYVIIGLGAFLSP; encoded by the exons ATGGCTCTCATTGTGGATATTGTGCGATCGGTCCTGTGCACGTCGTGGCTTAACCTTTTGCTTGTCTTTGTTCCTGTCGGATATGTTTCTTATTTCATCGGCCTCAACTCTACGAtaatcttcgtcttcaacgCTCTCGCTATTGTACCTTTATCGTCTTTACTTACCGACGTCACGGAGAAGATTGCCAGCGATGCTGGCGATACCATTGGTGCCATCCTCAACATCAGCCTCGGCAACCTTGTCGAGCTGATATTATT TGTCGCCCTCAAGAATGACCAAATCCGAGTCGTCCAAGCGTCCATTCTTGGATCTATTCTTGTGAATCTGCTCTTGATTCTGGGCTCGGCGCTTCTAACGACCAAGCTCCCCGACCAAGAGTTCCTCCACGATGCCGCCGGCACACAGCTACTCGGATCGCTGCTGTTTGTGTCGGTGTTTACTTTCTTGATGCCT ACTGCCTTTGACCACACATTcagaggacaagaaggcgCTGAGGGCATGAGCCTGAAGATGAGCAGAATATCTGCTGTCATGATCCTGCTCATTTACATCCTTTACTTTTTCCACGAAATCAAATCTCGCACGCCCCCTCACGACCTCGAAGCCGTACCCCACGACGAAGACGCCGACGACGTTACGTTGATACACGACGCTGATCAGGTCCCTCTTCGACCTATGCCTCTTTCTTCAGAAACCCTACACGCTTCGCAAGCCACCCACAGAGTCGTCAGATTCGTCGACGTTAGCCCCATATCAGAACATGCTCCTCTGAAAGATGGCGAGCGGGATAGCTTGGACGGTCTAGACCACGAGACTGAGCTGGAAAACGAAGACTATCTCGAAAACGGAGAgccaaaggaagaagcaggagaggGCTTCCAAAACTCTCGACGAGCCAGGACACGAGGCCGCTCATTATCGTTGGGCTCAAGCAGGGGAGCACTGAGCGAGACGTCGGAAGGAGGAGACCGAACGGAACTGATGGCGCCATATCTCACGACGAGACAGATTCTTCGCGACAGCCACGTCAACCTCGACCGTATCGTCGCCAAGCCGAAGCGAGTCTCGTTTGGACCCAGGATCGATCGCATCATCTCCTACGTGATGCTCATCATCACGTCAGCGCTCATGTCCGTGTCCGCCGAGTTCCTCGCCAGCGCCATCGACGATGTGATTCGACAGGGCCACCTCTCAGAGTCTCTCATTGGTCTGATCATCATGCCAATTATCGGAAACGTCGCCGAGTACGCCACTGTGGTTATTGTCGCCGCAAGAGACAACATGGGTCTTGCACTGGCGGTTTCTGTGGGCTCGTCTATCCAGATTGCATTGTGTGTGACCCCCTTGACGATTATTGCGGGCTGGATCATGGATCGTCCGTTGATGTTGACCTTCAACCTGTTTGAGATCGCCACGCTGTTTGGATCGGTCTTGTTGGTGAACTTTTTGATTTTGGGCGAAGGCGTCAGTGGTCCGCTGCGGTCCAGTGGGCTGAAGGGTGGCCTGATGTGTGCATGTTATGTGATTATTGG ACTTGGGGCTTTTCTGTCTCCTTAA
- a CDS encoding uncharacterized protein (EggNog:ENOG41) has product MKPDFHSLIRGPWGRLWRHHLGRRLSRLWKRLRSHQPSLETLPIEIMLDIMCELTDLDALYNLIRASPVSSRIFDRYANEVIEAVLPMCPLKIEIQHLVRAVILTRSSALPFDNLRDFKTLFEQQDPWMSGGYRSPPLTLPSDSLKAAGLESLRSCLATACRISVLTYTCLEFYLERLRNKSICNPYHCDNRDFSLDDFLQNTTHSWTRAFGEPVTENYGWSPSWVEEMRVARALWKMQLVGEVQRLAIRDPNGLGWSAEDMAEIANITPEDFVTSPDLYLNGMEQEAMTVGGYLRRLGGEDGESPQRSLADYYRLPRPPAIEIRSWITEMPKPNIRKTKFAKYYDLGNRLIPADPPIESLELLVKKPYPLYYIIQGLVCGQKPIDADKNSFGVVRYMDLAFRDAYSPLPEVPFDTFGLLGIALWDNARLRKMCLVENAYYSRVTTKCYFVWRSLLPEEQIEQAAQLIRDQDRMA; this is encoded by the coding sequence ATGAAGCCGGATTTCCATTCTCTCATCCGTGGCCCTTGGGGCCGTCTTTGGAGACACCATCTTGGGAGACGCCTGTCCCGGCTCTGGAAACGTCTGCGCTCTCATCAGCCGTCTTTGGAGACTCTTCCAATCGAAATTATGCTGGATATCATGTGCGAGCTGACAGATCTGGATGCCCTCTACAACCTCATCAGAGCATCGCCGGTTTCATCACGCATTTTTGATCGCTATGCCAATGAAGTAATAGAGGCTGTACTTCCAATGTGCCCTCTCAAAATAGAAATCCAGCACTTGGTCCGGGCCGTGATACTGACCCGTTCTTCTGCTCTGCCTTTCGATAATCTGCGTGATTTCAAGACGCTGTTCGAGCAACAGGATCCGTGGATGAGTGGTGGCTATCGCTCCCCACCTCTTACACTGCCATCGGATAGCTTGAAGGCTGCTGGTCTTGAATCTTTACGCTCCTGCCTAGCGACAGCGTGTCGAATCTCTGTCTTGACATATACCTGCTTGGAGTTCTATCTGGAGCGCCTGCGTAACAAGAGTATATGTAACCCATACCACTGCGATAATCGGGACTTCAGTCTGGATGACTTTTTGCAAAACACCACGCATTCATGGACTCGTGCTTTTGGAGAGCCAGTCACGGAAAACTATGGTTGGTCTCCCAGCTGGGTTGAAGAAATGCGAGTCGCGAGGGCCTTATGGAAGATGCAACTGGTTGGAGAAGTACAGCGTTTGGCAATAAGAGACCCAAATGGTTTGGGCTGGTCGGCAGAAGATATGGCAGAAATCGCGAATATTACACCAGAAGATTTTGTGACTTCTCCCGACCTTTATCTTAATGGCATGGAACAAGAAGCCATGACCGTTGGCGGGTATTTACGCCGGCTCGGTGGTGAAGATGGTGAATCCCCGCAGAGATCACTGGCAGATTACTATCGACTCCCCCGCCCCCCAGCTATTGAGATCCGGAGTTGGATAACTGAGATGCCAAAGCCAAATATCAGGAAAACTAAGTTTGCCAAATATTACGACCTTGGTAACAGACTTATCCCTGCCGATCCTCCCATCGAaagcttggagctgctcgTCAAGAAACCCTATCCGCTATATTACATCATTCAGGGTCTAGTCTGCGGACAAAAACCAATAGACGCGGATAAAAATAGTTTTGGAGTCGTCCGCTATATGGATCTTGCGTTTAGGGACGCATATTCACCCTTACCTGAAGTCCCGTTCGACACTTTCGGTTTGCTTGGTATTGCGTTATGGGACAATGCGAGATTAAGGAAGATGTGCCTTGTGGAGAATGCTTACTACTCTCGGGTTACGACGAAGTGCTACTTTGTGTGGCGAAGCCTGCTTCCTGAAGAGCAGATTGAGCAAGCGGCGCAACTCATACGGGATCAGGATCGAATGGCTTAG
- a CDS encoding uncharacterized protein (EggNog:ENOG41) translates to MRRERDDSDDEDIPLHHKRPFGAGLKRTKIEFVKATDPDASNTVKAVGAQSASIGDVYASIVLGSSATDTASKSELVSDAKEDTTSLPEKQAEPPLCPVCSLPITTTLQKHEASLAHQVSLEHSHPPSALDRSRMGLRALESQGWDPDSRLGLGREGEGTRFPIKILPKKDTLGVGAKQPAKQKVEEKPRPLTAKEMRALAEKEKRKGERLQAEMYGRVDVEKYLRGNGGEDGL, encoded by the coding sequence ATGCGGCGTGAGCGGGATGActcagacgatgaagacattCCGCTGCATCATAAACGCCCCTTTGGCGCTGGGCTGAAGCGCACGAAAATCGAGTTTGTCAAGGCAACAGATCCAGATGCCAGCAACACGGTCAAGGCCGTCGGTGCGCAGTCCGCATCCATCGGCGATGTCTACGCCAGCATTGTTCTGGGCAGCAGCGCTACGGATACTGCGTCAAAATCCGAACTCGTCAGCGATGCAAAGGAAGACACGACGTCACTGCCAGAAAAGCAGGCTGAGCCTCCGTTGTGTCCTGTCTGCTCGCTCCCCATCACTACGACGCTGCAGAAGCACGAAGCCTCGCTTGCGCATCAAGTGAGCCTGGAACACTCCCACCCGCCATCTGCGCTGGATCGATCGCGCATGGGTTTGCGAGCCCTGGAGTCTCAGGGCTGGGATCCCGATTCCcgcctgggcctgggccgTGAGGGCGAGGGGACCCGGTTCCCCATCAAGATACTCCCGAAAAAGGATACGCTGGGCGTTGGGGCGAAGCAGCCGGCAAAGCAAAAGGTGGAAGAGAAACCACGGCCACTGACTGCCAAGGAGATGCGCGCTCTggcggagaaggagaagaggaaaggagaGCGGCTGCAGGCTGAGATGTATGGCCGGGTGGATGTGGAAAAGTATCTTAGGGGGAATGGAGGTGAGGATGGCTTATAA
- a CDS encoding uncharacterized protein (EggNog:ENOG41~CAZy:GH92~SECRETED:SignalP(1-28)): MKYLPSRLALSSLASYAIVLSLSPESASQPVSSDYHANAGVLKYVNPLVGTRGYDPNDLGGMIPSVSPPFGMTRWTPQTRENFISQVPYNDRDRRMHGFQATHQPAIWIGENGHVALMPGLGDEIHHQFQHRGLAFKKGDERSTPYVYEVTLDADSGGEFGWNLTEQATSDLLGDACPPCPGGANFIPNKDVIEGANGRVRRRDYVFEPEAQYTVQSSSANASNYLEETKYENSIQVAMSASAHVGHLRVDFQDTQSRQPYFIIQASRLNWTGHVEIDPETQEVSGSNSQRQEYLLGPDKPESFRLYFVSRFSAPFASYGVTRAGELYKGRKYIEDKFVGAYVTFDESVQRVEVRTGVSYVSVEQARKNLDIDIPDGTTFETTVDNVKSAWLERLGRIKISGVNETDADHDPQTIFYTGLFHALQYPSDYSEPTTSSEGGLRRFYSGYTDSVHEANDSYYQSWSIWDTYRAEHSLLTIFAPDRVDSMMRSLLRIFDWSGRLPLWNNMIENNEMIATHVDAVIANALIRGFDDFDVAKAWDAVYVDAYVPPENDTDLLYYSREPSTPYECRAGLTSYLEHGWVDNDRWAESGSRTLDYSFDDYAAAVVAEHAGDLEHAKELRERSQNYRKLWNPETEFMQARNANGSWANDTWGWTEGDKWIYTLNVMHDVGGLASLFKGGKKAMKARMDEYFAGGHNMHSNEPSHHAPYLYSAIGYPADAARQVRELAWENYNATASGLSGNEDLGQMSAWYVLSALGFYPVNPASDEYVVATPFFDKVEIQLPPGPGDDGKEHTLVISAPGAGSEGKAFVKSLKVDGEEVKTPLLKHGQFVKAKKIEFEMSSEPTDWGREGTV, translated from the coding sequence ATGAAGTATCTACCATCACGATTGGCCCTCTCATCTTTGGCCTCATATGCGATAGTTCTATCTTTGTCACCAGAGTCAGCTTCACAGCCCGTAAGCAGTGACTATCACGCCAACGCAGGTGTCTTGAAATATGTCAACCCTCTCGTCGGCACCCGGGGCTACGATCCCAACGATCTCGGCGGCATGATTCCGTCCGTATCGCCGCCATTTGGAATGACGCGATGGACGCCTCAGACGCGCGAAAACTTCATCTCACAAGTCCCCTACAACGACCGCGACCGCCGCATGCACGGCTTTCAAGCGACTCACCAGCCGGCCATCTGGATAGGCGAAAACGGCCATGTAGCGCTTATGCCAGGGCTTGGAGATGAAATACACCACCAGTTCCAGCACCGGGGACTGGCATTCAAAAAGGGAGATGAGAGGAGCACGCCCTACGTATACGAAGTGACGCTTGATGCAGACTCGGGGGGCGAATTCGGGTGGAATCTCACCGAACAAGCAACATCAGATCTTCTCGGAGATGCCTGTCCTCCATGCCCAGGAGGCGCCAACTTTATCCCAAATAAGGACGTGATTGAGGGCGCCAACGGTCGTGTAAGGAGACGGGATTATGTCTTTGAGCCAGAGGCCCAATATACTGTGCAAAGCTCATCTGCGAATGCTTCCAATTACCTGGAGGAAACCAAGTACGAAAACTCCATACAAGTAGCGATGAGTGCATCGGCCCATGTTGGCCATCTTCGCGTTGATTTCCAAGATACCCAGTCACGACAgccttattttattatacaGGCCAGCCGCCTCAATTGGACGGGCCACGTCGAGATTGACCCCGAGACTCAGGAGGTATCTGGAAGTAATAGCCAGCGACAGGAATACTTGCTGGGCCCAGATAAGCCGGAGTCATTTAGACTCTACTTTGTATCGCGCTTTTCTGCACCGTTTGCCTCCTACGGGGTTACTAGAGCGGGTGAGTTGTACAAAGGGCGAAAATACATTGAGGATAAGTTTGTCGGTGCATATGTCACCTTCGATGAGTCGGTTCAGAGAGTTGAGGTGAGGACTGGAGTCTCGTATGTAAGCGTGGAGCAAGCAAGGAAGAATCTCGATATCGACATACCAGATGGGACAACATTCGAAACGACAGTCGACAACGTCAAGTCCGCCTGGTTAGAAAGACTCGGCCGCATCAAAATCTCTGGAGTGAACGAGACCGATGCAGACCACGACCCCCAAACCATCTTTTACACGGGCCTTTTCCACGCTCTTCAGTATCCTAGCGACTATTCCGAGCCTACAACTTCGTCTGAGGGTGGTTTGCGCCGCTTCTATAGTGGATACACAGACAGCGTTCATGAAGCAAATGATTCATATTACCAGTCGTGGTCGATCTGGGATACGTACCGAGCAGAGCACTCGCTGCTTACCATCTTTGCTCCGGATCGGGTCGATTCCATGATGCGCTCTCTATTACGGATATTCGACTGGTCTGGTCGATTGCCCCTGTGGAACAACATGATTGAGAATAACGAAATGATTGCAACTCACGTTGACGCTGTGATTGCAAATGCCTTGATCCGAGGATTTGACGACTTTGATGTCGCTAAAGCGTGGGATGCCGTCTATGTAGACGCTTACGTGCCACCTGAGAATGACACCGACTTGCTTTATTACTCCAGAGAACCAAGCACTCCTTACGAATGTCGAGCTGGGCTAACAAGCTACCTCGAACACGGATGGGTCGACAATGATCGCTGGGCCGAGTCTGGTAGCCGCACTCTTGATTATTCTTTCGATGActatgctgctgctgtagtTGCCGAACATGCTGGAGATCTCGAACATGCAAAGGAGCTGAGAGAGCGTTCGCAAAACTACAGGAAGCTCTGGAACCCAGAAACCGAGTTTATGCAGGCCCGCAACGCAAACGGTTCGTGGGCGAATGATACTTGGGGATGGACCGAAGGCGATAAATGGATCTACACGCTGAATGTAATGCACGATGTTGGTGGCCTGGCTTCGCTATTCAAAGGCGGCAAGAAGGCCATGAAGGCTCGCATGGACGAATATTTCGCGGGAGGCCATAATATGCACAGCAACGAACCTTCGCATCACGCTCCTTATTTATACTCTGCTATCGGGTATCCTGCCGATGCGGCACGACAAGTTCGCGAACTTGCGTGGGAGAACTACAACGCAACGGCGTCAGGGCTCAGCGGCAATGAGGATTTGGGGCAAATGAGTGCGTGGTACGTTTTGTCGGCGCTGGGCTTCTATCCTGTCAACCCGGCGAGCGACGAGTATGTTGTCGCCACCCCATTCTTTGACAAGGTGGAGATTCAACTACCTCCGGGGCcgggagatgatggaaaagagcACACGCTGGTTATTTCAGCACCGGGAGCGGGCTCTGAAGGGAAGGCATTTGTGAAGAGTTTAAAGGTTGATGGAGAGGAAGTCAAGACACCATTGTTGAAACATGGGCAGTTTGtaaaggcgaagaagattgagTTTGAGATGAGCAGTGAGCCAACAGATTGGGGACGAGAGGGGACGGTGTAA
- a CDS encoding uncharacterized protein (EggNog:ENOG41~TransMembrane:2 (i195-211o231-248i)) has product MGGGSRTFHHKSRNGCSRCKKRRVRCNLQAPSCANCTRRGEVCDYRFLGIGPQDHVFAPNSHTSYMRRRRHSTVSSRTPPPAGSVLPSTSLAPTTQSSAGAESIKPASPFGVHSLALSSMREDEKDLIQSQLADQADPSEYVEHNMAAISTLHDKSTDLLLPDDGGNNLDLAAYQHHSTASSKFRQSVGAINDRNWFKVLLFAISVLIFHFDIHRRAKRGLSDDEFMEPILALRGAALLGMELGPWLMKSRLLAAIKRRVEGEKPPWDDLAEQAISNLQLANETLSPLQTRAIYRDTLNKLQFWLRLSSCKPRTWLHFVWWPGAVDQEYLDLLARKDQMAMVILVHWCAVMKSSPKKWFMEGWAENVSRPVIPQIGPEWDGVMEWPLSRIRAAAGK; this is encoded by the exons ATGGGTGGAGGTTCCCGAACATTTCACCACAAGTCGAGGAATGGCTGCAGCCGTTGCAAGAAGCGACGCGTCAGG TGTAATTTACAAGCGCCAAGCTGTGCCAACTGCACTAGGAGAGGTGAAGTTTGCGACTACCGGTTTCTCGGCATAGGCCCGCAGGACCATGTATTTGCGCCCAATAGTCATACTTCATATATGAGGAGGCGCCGACACTCAACTGTCTCCTCAAGGACGCCACCGCCGGCTGGGTCTGTGCTGCCGTCCACATCTCTAGCTCCAACGACACAGTCAAGCGCGGGTGCTGAGTCTATAAAACCGGCATCTCCTTTTGGAGTTCATAGCCTGGCGTTGAGCTCCATGcgagaagacgaaaaggacCTTATTCAGAGTCAGCTCGCTGATCAAGCAGATCCCAGCGAGTACGTTGAACATAATATGGCAGCAATTTCCACACTCCACGACAAATCCACCGACTTATTACTTCCCGATGATGGTGGTAACAACCTAGACCTCGCTGCGTATCAGCACCACAGTACAGCATCCAGCAAATTTCGACAGTCAGTAGGCGCCATCAACGATCGCAACTGGTTCAAGgtcctcctcttcgccatctccgtcctcatcttccactTTGACATCCACAGAAGAGCAAAGCGTGGACTCTCAGATGATGAATTCATGGAGCCCATCTTGGCACTACGAGGAGCTGCACTTCTAGGTATGGAGCTTGGTCCATGGCTGATGAAGAGTAGACTACTCGCTGCTATTAAACGGCGTGTCGAGGGTGAAAAACCACCTTGGGATGATCTCGCAGAACAAGCCATCTCGAATCTACAATTAGCAAACGAGACATTGTCGCCGCTTCAAACGCGTGCAATCTACCGAGATACCCTAAACAAGCTACAGTTTTGGTTGCGACTTTCATCGTGCAAACCGCGAACTTGGCTGCACTTTGTCTGGTGGCCGGGGGCTGTCGACCAGGAATATCTGGACCTTCTGGCGCGGAAAGACCAAATGGCGATGGTCATTCTCGTCCACTGGTGCGCGGTGATGAAATCTTCGCCGAAAAAGTGGTTTATGGAAGGATGGGCTGAAAATGTTTCTCGGCCCGTGATTCCACAGATTGGACCAGAGTGGGATGGTGTTATGGAGTGGCCACTATCGAGAATAAgagcggctgctggcaagtGA